Proteins encoded in a region of the Bdellovibrionota bacterium genome:
- a CDS encoding pitrilysin family protein, which yields MVQKFLLSNKLKVLLVENHKAPVVTIQTWVKTGSADEVTGQEGLSHFIEHLLFKGTKKYKVGEVAKLIEGAGGELNAYTSFDQTVFYMTLSSQFVDLGLDAMSEMVGRPLFDKIEVDNEREVVIEEIKRSNDSPSRKSSRLLFESVYKNYPYSRPVIGYDHIVNNTPVEKIKKLFHDRYCPENMYLLIVGDFNSADLKKKIKAQFSDLKGKLKIVKRPKEPAQTEAIIAVEKSTFNESYLNIAWKTLNASKDELIGLDLLSYILSYGDNTRLIQSLRLKNPLVNEIGASQFSSIGPGFFSITAYLDYKNLEATLDETANELAYLIAEEPFAEELKKAITQLESTEYYHETMDSIARKVGNNQFLYNDPNHFQIYLKKMKSMKPEYLSKLAKKYFSAENMTLTLVYPEKEKDPTALLSTWVEDYKTTFDSFKAEKILKSKNPVKQESLEFKKNKIIHKSTDLKVIEHKSGAKIFFQPIEGTHVVSARTGFLGGLRADPKNKIGTSELISKTWLSGTKTKTESQISDILETNAAHMSPYSGRNSFGLHFQMLNQVESKIGNLLEDVIINSAFPATEFEREKEILTHQLKTLNDHPSSLVFMDFMKCLYGEHPYSNETYGTLETLSKIGQQDLSKLVDTYVNPKNFTACVAGGFDENYWMDLFDKMISKMNRGERFEKKFEHDTIMQDQKTFKVLDKEQSHIVYGFKGLSMYDERRHALTVMQTILSGQGGRLFMNLRDKASLAYSVSPVRMDGIETGYFGAYIGCSPNKGKKALEMMKVEFDTLMDKKIPQEELDRAKQNIIGKHDIGTQKTSNVSSLVLFDEIYGIPHKTPKEFAERIKSITANDIQKLAQHLFSQHSVKSAVGPECPW from the coding sequence ATGGTTCAAAAATTTCTTCTCTCAAACAAATTGAAAGTTCTCCTCGTAGAAAACCATAAAGCTCCGGTGGTGACAATACAAACTTGGGTAAAGACGGGCAGTGCTGATGAGGTCACAGGCCAAGAAGGATTAAGTCATTTTATAGAACACTTGCTCTTTAAAGGGACTAAAAAATACAAGGTCGGTGAAGTTGCAAAACTCATCGAGGGAGCTGGGGGCGAGCTCAACGCCTACACATCTTTTGATCAAACAGTATTTTACATGACTCTTTCTAGCCAATTTGTGGATCTAGGATTAGATGCTATGAGTGAGATGGTGGGAAGACCTCTCTTTGATAAAATTGAAGTGGATAATGAAAGAGAAGTCGTGATCGAAGAAATCAAGCGGTCAAACGATAGCCCTTCTCGCAAATCAAGCCGTTTACTTTTTGAGAGTGTTTACAAAAACTATCCATATAGCAGACCGGTGATTGGCTATGATCATATCGTAAACAATACTCCCGTAGAAAAAATTAAAAAACTTTTTCACGATAGATATTGTCCAGAGAATATGTATCTTTTGATTGTGGGCGATTTTAACTCAGCAGATTTGAAAAAGAAAATCAAAGCTCAGTTCTCAGATCTAAAAGGTAAATTAAAAATTGTCAAAAGACCAAAAGAGCCTGCGCAAACGGAAGCTATCATTGCGGTGGAGAAATCAACATTCAATGAGAGTTATTTAAATATCGCTTGGAAAACTTTAAATGCTTCAAAAGATGAATTGATAGGCCTTGATCTTCTTTCATATATTTTATCTTATGGGGACAACACAAGATTGATCCAATCGTTAAGGTTGAAAAATCCTCTTGTAAATGAGATTGGCGCTTCGCAATTTTCTTCGATCGGACCAGGATTTTTTTCTATCACAGCTTACTTAGACTATAAAAATCTTGAAGCAACTCTTGATGAAACTGCAAATGAACTGGCATATCTTATAGCAGAGGAACCCTTTGCAGAGGAATTAAAGAAAGCAATTACGCAACTTGAAAGCACAGAATACTACCATGAAACCATGGACTCTATTGCGCGAAAAGTGGGTAACAACCAGTTTTTGTACAATGATCCTAATCACTTTCAAATTTATTTGAAAAAAATGAAATCAATGAAGCCAGAATATCTATCAAAGCTTGCAAAGAAATATTTTTCTGCCGAGAACATGACTTTGACGCTGGTCTATCCTGAAAAAGAAAAAGATCCAACGGCTCTTCTCTCTACTTGGGTAGAAGATTATAAGACAACATTTGACTCTTTTAAGGCTGAGAAAATTTTAAAAAGCAAAAATCCAGTCAAGCAAGAATCTTTGGAGTTTAAGAAAAATAAAATTATCCATAAATCGACAGATCTAAAAGTTATCGAGCACAAGAGCGGCGCGAAGATTTTCTTCCAGCCAATTGAAGGTACTCACGTTGTGAGCGCCCGAACAGGATTCCTAGGTGGATTAAGGGCCGATCCAAAAAATAAAATTGGAACCTCGGAATTGATTTCTAAAACGTGGTTGTCCGGAACGAAAACCAAGACTGAATCTCAAATTTCAGATATCTTAGAAACAAACGCAGCTCATATGAGTCCGTATTCTGGAAGAAACTCTTTTGGCCTTCATTTCCAAATGTTAAATCAGGTGGAAAGTAAGATTGGAAATCTTTTGGAAGATGTCATAATCAACTCAGCCTTTCCTGCTACAGAGTTTGAAAGAGAAAAAGAAATATTAACCCACCAATTAAAAACTCTAAATGATCACCCGTCTTCATTGGTGTTCATGGATTTCATGAAGTGTCTTTATGGAGAACATCCTTATTCAAATGAAACTTACGGAACTCTGGAAACATTATCTAAAATAGGCCAGCAAGATCTATCAAAACTAGTGGATACCTATGTGAATCCTAAAAATTTCACAGCATGTGTCGCAGGGGGTTTTGATGAAAACTACTGGATGGATTTATTTGATAAAATGATTTCAAAAATGAATCGTGGAGAGAGATTCGAGAAGAAATTTGAGCACGACACAATTATGCAAGATCAGAAAACGTTTAAAGTTTTGGATAAAGAACAATCGCATATTGTTTACGGTTTCAAAGGTCTTTCAATGTACGATGAGAGACGCCACGCTCTTACCGTGATGCAAACAATTCTTTCAGGCCAAGGTGGACGTCTTTTTATGAACTTAAGAGACAAGGCTTCTCTTGCGTACTCGGTTTCGCCAGTTCGTATGGATGGAATCGAAACAGGTTACTTCGGAGCCTACATCGGATGTTCACCAAACAAGGGTAAAAAAGCTTTAGAAATGATGAAGGTCGAATTCGATACTTTAATGGATAAAAAAATCCCCCAAGAAGAATTAGATAGAGCTAAGCAAAATATCATTGGTAAGCACGATATTGGAACTCAGAAGACTAGCAATGTGAGTTCATTGGTATTGTTTGACGAAATTTACGGAATTCCCCATAAGACTCCAAAGGAATTCGCAGAAAGAATTAAAAGCATCACTGCAAATGATATTCAAAAACTTGCGCAGCATTTATTTTCACAACATAGTGTCAAAAGTGCTGTGGGCCCAGAATGTCCATGGTGA